From one Comamonas piscis genomic stretch:
- a CDS encoding choice-of-anchor D domain-containing protein has protein sequence MTNTGTPAVWLDQAGSRAQQYFSEYSWGSVIFLDGVNTLERYSTGYQGSPTASPVSNVRTGSGTAGDPYTITTVTTLGSSGVQFTQIFSYVNGDRQILKRWELENTGSNTFNDLRFFHGGDSYFGGIDSARSWYDANNSMVYISNDSFAATGYMGFYANPATPASAYFAGFFDTGNIQAAAGQLSSTADANYRDAGYYLQWNRASLAPGARWAVEATEIWSDPGALQVFAPANDAVVPGQTITRSFSIQNFNAGSDVNAELALNTLPAGWSASIVSPASPVALSPLASQTVVVNITVAQDANPGDVQDIVLSATAGGVTNQASLRLEVAAIDFAISPTALDFGNVTVGNTAQQTISLSNGVGSLPLDVASLIHSLGAEFSLTADTCSNTTLPAAGACTVTLQYAPTQVGAANATLTFPFTAPVTTTRSVTVTGAGVTAPPVIPTAAVPVPIAGAAGAASLGVLGLAAWLGLRRRNKKDAA, from the coding sequence GTGACCAATACAGGTACTCCTGCAGTGTGGCTTGACCAGGCAGGCAGTCGCGCCCAGCAGTATTTCAGCGAGTATTCTTGGGGCTCTGTGATTTTCCTGGATGGTGTCAATACCCTGGAGCGCTATTCCACCGGCTACCAAGGGAGCCCGACTGCCTCCCCCGTGAGCAACGTGCGCACTGGCAGCGGCACCGCTGGAGACCCTTACACAATCACCACCGTCACCACCCTCGGCAGCAGTGGCGTGCAATTCACGCAAATCTTCAGCTATGTGAATGGCGACAGACAAATTCTCAAGCGCTGGGAACTGGAGAACACAGGCAGCAATACTTTTAACGACCTGCGTTTCTTCCATGGCGGTGACAGCTACTTCGGTGGCATTGACTCGGCGCGCAGTTGGTATGACGCCAACAACAGCATGGTCTACATCAGCAATGACTCGTTTGCAGCAACCGGCTATATGGGCTTTTATGCCAACCCAGCCACGCCCGCTTCCGCATATTTCGCAGGTTTCTTTGACACTGGAAACATTCAAGCTGCAGCAGGCCAACTAAGCAGTACCGCAGATGCAAACTACCGAGACGCAGGCTATTACCTGCAATGGAACAGAGCCAGCCTGGCACCCGGCGCACGCTGGGCCGTTGAGGCCACCGAAATCTGGTCGGACCCCGGCGCCTTGCAAGTCTTTGCCCCGGCCAATGACGCCGTAGTCCCTGGCCAAACCATCACACGCAGCTTCAGCATTCAAAACTTCAATGCCGGTAGTGATGTCAACGCTGAATTGGCGCTCAATACCTTGCCAGCAGGCTGGAGCGCCAGCATTGTCAGCCCGGCCTCCCCCGTAGCACTGAGCCCATTGGCGTCGCAAACCGTGGTGGTGAACATCACGGTCGCCCAGGATGCGAACCCAGGAGATGTGCAAGACATTGTGCTGAGCGCCACGGCAGGCGGCGTGACCAACCAGGCCAGCCTGCGCCTGGAGGTGGCAGCAATAGATTTTGCGATCAGCCCGACGGCTCTGGATTTTGGCAACGTCACCGTGGGCAATACGGCGCAGCAAACCATCAGCCTGAGCAATGGGGTGGGCTCATTGCCTTTGGATGTGGCCAGCCTGATCCACAGTCTGGGCGCAGAGTTCAGCCTGACAGCCGACACCTGCTCCAACACCACCTTGCCGGCAGCGGGCGCATGCACGGTCACGCTGCAATACGCGCCTACCCAGGTTGGCGCGGCCAATGCCACGCTGACCTTCCCATTCACCGCCCCTGTGACCACGACGCGATCGGTCACGGTCACAGGCGCTGGCGTCACTGCGCCACCGGTGATTCCCACTGCCGCCGTGCCCGTGCCCATTGCAGGAGCCGCAGGTGCAGCCTCGCTGGGCGTACTGGGCCTGGCCGCCTGGCTGGGCCTGCGCCGCAGGAACAAAAAAGACGCCGCCTAA
- a CDS encoding phenylacetate--CoA ligase family protein: MSQHYDDLETRAPAAREADLMARLPAQIRHAQQHAPAFASILQGIDAASISSRAALAQLPVTRKHELLERQKSERAQHPGRAIFGGFNTAPFGSAMPRMFASPGPIYEPEGQRPDYWRMARAIYAAGFRAGELVHNSFSYHFVPAGSMMESGAQALGATVFPAGTGQTEQQVQAMADLHPHGYIGTPSFLKIILEKAEAQGQRIASLTKALVSGEACPPSLRDWFSARGVAAYQCYATADLGLIAYETEAREGLVLDENVIVEIVRPGTGDPVAEGEVGELVVTTLNTDYPLIRFGTGDLSAILPGHCPSGRTNTRIKGWMGRADQTTKVRGMFVHPGQIAEVVKRFPQVQKARLVVSGAMAQDQMSLQVETTELGAGLAEQIADAVRDITKLRADIALLRPGELPNDGKVIEDARSYD, encoded by the coding sequence ATGAGCCAGCACTACGACGATCTGGAGACCCGCGCCCCAGCTGCCCGCGAAGCCGATCTGATGGCCCGCCTGCCCGCCCAGATTCGGCACGCCCAGCAACACGCCCCCGCCTTTGCCAGCATCCTGCAAGGCATCGATGCCGCCAGCATCAGCAGCCGCGCCGCGCTGGCCCAACTGCCCGTCACCCGCAAGCATGAGCTGCTGGAGCGCCAAAAGTCCGAGCGCGCCCAGCACCCGGGCCGCGCCATTTTTGGCGGCTTCAACACCGCGCCGTTTGGCAGCGCCATGCCGCGCATGTTTGCCAGCCCCGGCCCCATCTATGAACCCGAAGGCCAACGCCCCGACTACTGGCGCATGGCGCGCGCCATCTATGCGGCTGGCTTTCGCGCCGGCGAGCTGGTACACAACAGCTTCAGCTACCACTTTGTGCCCGCCGGCTCCATGATGGAATCGGGCGCCCAGGCGCTAGGCGCCACCGTCTTCCCCGCTGGCACCGGCCAGACCGAGCAGCAGGTGCAAGCCATGGCCGATCTGCACCCGCATGGCTACATCGGCACGCCCAGCTTTTTGAAAATCATCCTGGAGAAGGCCGAAGCCCAGGGCCAGCGCATTGCATCCTTGACCAAGGCCCTCGTCTCCGGCGAAGCCTGCCCGCCCTCGCTGCGCGACTGGTTCAGCGCCCGGGGTGTGGCTGCTTACCAGTGCTATGCCACCGCCGACCTGGGCCTGATCGCCTATGAGACCGAGGCCCGCGAAGGCCTGGTGCTGGACGAGAACGTGATTGTCGAAATCGTGCGCCCCGGCACCGGCGACCCAGTGGCCGAAGGCGAGGTCGGCGAGCTGGTCGTCACCACCCTCAACACCGACTACCCGCTGATCCGCTTTGGCACCGGCGACCTGTCAGCCATCCTCCCCGGCCACTGCCCCAGCGGCCGCACCAACACCCGCATCAAAGGCTGGATGGGCCGCGCCGACCAAACCACCAAGGTGCGCGGCATGTTTGTGCACCCCGGCCAGATTGCCGAAGTCGTCAAACGCTTCCCCCAAGTGCAAAAGGCGCGCCTGGTCGTCAGCGGCGCGATGGCCCAGGACCAGATGAGCCTGCAGGTGGAAACCACCGAGCTGGGCGCCGGCCTGGCCGAACAGATCGCCGACGCCGTGCGCGACATCACCAAGCTGCGCGCCGATATCGCACTGCTGCGCCCGGGCGAGCTGCCCAATGATGGCAAGGTGATTGAGGATGCGCGGAGTTACGATTGA
- a CDS encoding branched-chain amino acid ABC transporter permease, with translation MFYRENGQFKTSYAADQQIFPVLQDKWAILGLLLVAFVLVPFMFSDYTFKAVLIPFLIMSLGAIGLNILVGYCGQISLGTGAFMAAGAYAAYNFHVRFEGMPLILSLIGGGLVSMLVGVLFGLPSLRIRGLYLAVATLAAQFFMDWLTSRAAWVSNYSSSGSVSAGKLSVFGMAIETPVQKYLFCLAILCVLGLMAKNLVRGAIGREWMAMRDMDVAASVIGIRPMYAKLSAFAVSSFIVGIAGALWGFVHLGAWEPAAFSLDRSFQLLFMIIIGGLGSIVGSIFGAAFFVLLPIFLTQVPHWLGLPLSTATATYLEHMVFGALIVFFLIVEPHGLAKLWATARQKLRLWPFPH, from the coding sequence ATGTTTTATCGTGAAAATGGCCAGTTCAAGACCAGCTACGCGGCCGATCAGCAGATCTTCCCGGTGCTGCAGGACAAGTGGGCCATCCTCGGCCTGCTGCTGGTGGCCTTTGTGCTGGTGCCCTTCATGTTCAGCGACTACACCTTCAAGGCGGTGCTGATCCCCTTCCTGATCATGTCGCTGGGCGCCATCGGGCTCAACATTCTGGTGGGCTACTGCGGCCAGATCTCGCTGGGCACCGGTGCATTCATGGCAGCGGGCGCCTATGCGGCCTACAACTTCCATGTGCGCTTTGAAGGCATGCCGCTGATCCTGTCGCTGATCGGTGGTGGCCTCGTGTCCATGCTGGTCGGCGTGCTGTTTGGCCTGCCCAGCTTGCGCATTCGCGGTCTGTACCTGGCGGTGGCCACCTTGGCGGCCCAGTTCTTCATGGACTGGCTCACCAGCCGGGCCGCCTGGGTCAGCAACTACTCCTCGTCCGGTTCGGTCAGCGCCGGCAAGCTGTCGGTGTTTGGCATGGCGATTGAGACGCCCGTGCAGAAGTATTTGTTCTGCCTGGCCATCCTCTGCGTGCTGGGCCTCATGGCCAAGAACCTGGTGCGTGGCGCCATTGGCCGCGAGTGGATGGCCATGCGCGACATGGATGTGGCCGCCAGCGTGATCGGCATCCGCCCCATGTACGCCAAGCTCTCGGCCTTTGCGGTCAGCAGCTTTATCGTCGGCATTGCCGGTGCGCTCTGGGGCTTTGTCCACCTAGGTGCCTGGGAGCCCGCAGCCTTCAGCCTGGACCGTTCCTTCCAGCTGCTGTTCATGATCATCATCGGCGGTCTGGGCTCCATCGTGGGCAGCATCTTTGGCGCCGCCTTCTTTGTGCTGCTGCCCATTTTCCTGACCCAGGTGCCCCACTGGCTGGGCCTGCCGCTGTCGACCGCCACCGCTACCTATCTGGAGCACATGGTGTTTGGCGCGCTGATCGTGTTTTTCCTGATTGTCGAACCCCATGGATTGGCCAAGCTCTGGGCTACGGCCCGCCAGAAGCTGCGTCTGTGGCCGTTCCCGCATTGA
- a CDS encoding ABC transporter substrate-binding protein translates to MSFKKAVIAAATAALGLGAMMAAPVAQAQEQFVPLLVYRTGQFAPLGIPWGDGKQDYLKLVNAKGGINGVKIKFEECETAYDTAKGVECYERLKGRDGGASGFDTQSTGITFAVTDKAAGDKMPVITPGYGLSQSADGKVFEWNFPLLGNYWTAADSIVQDILKKEKGNLKGKKIALVYHDSPYGKEPIALLQKRAAKDGFELMLLPVTAPGVEQKSTWLQIRQNRPDYVLLWSAGVMTPTAVREAQATGYPREKMYAIWWGGSDHDVKDIGAGAKGYNTVTIHNTAERDKVHDDVKATLYDKGQGTASDVKELGQLAHTRGMMIAMLQVEAIRTAQEKYGKGKVMTSEQVRWGLENMNMTQERLNELGFGKMIRPFKTSCENHLGADWARIATWDGSKFNVTSDWYQSDKTLIDPLVKEYAEKYAKEKNVTPRSCS, encoded by the coding sequence ATGTCTTTCAAGAAAGCTGTGATCGCCGCTGCTACGGCAGCCCTGGGTCTGGGGGCCATGATGGCTGCCCCAGTCGCACAAGCCCAGGAGCAGTTCGTTCCGCTGCTGGTCTACCGCACCGGCCAGTTCGCGCCGCTGGGCATCCCATGGGGTGACGGCAAGCAGGACTACCTCAAGCTCGTCAATGCCAAGGGCGGCATCAACGGCGTGAAGATCAAGTTTGAAGAGTGCGAGACCGCCTACGACACCGCCAAGGGCGTGGAATGCTACGAGCGCCTCAAGGGCCGCGACGGCGGCGCCTCGGGCTTTGACACCCAATCGACCGGCATCACCTTTGCAGTGACCGACAAGGCCGCGGGCGACAAGATGCCCGTCATCACCCCCGGCTACGGTCTGTCGCAATCGGCTGACGGCAAGGTGTTCGAGTGGAACTTCCCCTTGCTGGGCAACTACTGGACCGCCGCCGATTCCATCGTGCAGGACATCCTGAAGAAGGAAAAGGGCAACCTCAAGGGCAAGAAGATTGCGCTGGTCTACCACGACTCGCCCTACGGCAAGGAACCCATTGCGCTGCTGCAAAAGCGTGCCGCCAAGGATGGCTTTGAGCTGATGCTGCTGCCCGTGACGGCGCCCGGCGTGGAGCAAAAATCCACCTGGCTGCAGATCCGCCAGAACCGCCCTGACTACGTGCTGCTGTGGTCCGCTGGCGTGATGACGCCCACCGCCGTGCGCGAAGCCCAGGCCACCGGCTACCCCCGCGAAAAGATGTACGCCATCTGGTGGGGCGGCTCCGACCATGACGTCAAGGACATCGGTGCCGGCGCCAAAGGCTACAACACCGTCACCATCCACAACACCGCCGAGCGCGACAAAGTGCATGACGACGTGAAGGCTACGCTGTACGACAAAGGCCAGGGCACCGCATCCGATGTCAAGGAACTGGGCCAACTGGCACACACGCGCGGCATGATGATCGCGATGCTGCAGGTCGAAGCCATCCGCACCGCCCAAGAGAAGTACGGCAAGGGCAAGGTCATGACCTCCGAACAAGTCCGCTGGGGCCTGGAGAACATGAACATGACCCAGGAACGCCTGAACGAGCTGGGCTTTGGCAAGATGATCCGCCCCTTCAAGACCAGCTGCGAGAACCACCTGGGCGCTGACTGGGCCCGCATCGCCACCTGGGACGGCAGCAAGTTCAACGTGACCTCCGACTGGTACCAATCGGACAAGACCTTGATCGACCCGCTGGTCAAGGAATACGCCGAGAAGTACGCCAAGGAAAAGAACGTGACGCCACGTTCCTGCAGCTAA
- a CDS encoding branched-chain amino acid ABC transporter permease — MAFFLETLFGGLMVGMLYALIALGFVLIFKASGVFNFAMGAMVLFAALAMARFSEWIPKWLGMEPGVLSIVLALIVAMVIMVGVAWAIERFALRYLVNQEPIALLMATLGIAYFLDGLGPMIFGSAVYSINVGMPKDPMFILENMFQGGVLISQEDLYAAGIAAVLVLVLSVFFQKTKTGRALRAVADDHQAAQSIGIPLSRIWVIVWSVAGSVALVVGIIWGSKLGVQYSLSLVALKALPVVILGGLTSVPGAIVGGLIIGVGEKLSEVYLGPYVGGGIETWFAYGLALCFLLFRPQGLFGDKIIDRV, encoded by the coding sequence ATGGCATTTTTTCTTGAAACTTTGTTTGGTGGCCTGATGGTCGGCATGCTCTACGCGCTGATCGCGCTGGGCTTTGTGCTGATCTTCAAGGCCTCGGGCGTCTTCAACTTCGCCATGGGGGCGATGGTGTTGTTTGCCGCGTTGGCCATGGCGCGCTTTTCGGAATGGATTCCGAAATGGCTGGGCATGGAGCCTGGTGTGCTCAGCATTGTGCTGGCGCTCATCGTCGCCATGGTCATCATGGTGGGTGTGGCCTGGGCGATTGAGCGCTTTGCGCTGCGCTACCTCGTCAACCAGGAGCCCATCGCGCTGCTGATGGCCACCCTGGGCATCGCCTACTTCCTCGACGGCCTGGGCCCGATGATCTTTGGCTCGGCCGTCTACAGCATCAATGTGGGCATGCCCAAGGACCCCATGTTCATCCTGGAAAACATGTTCCAGGGCGGCGTGCTGATCAGCCAGGAAGACCTGTATGCCGCCGGTATTGCCGCCGTGCTGGTACTAGTGCTGAGCGTGTTCTTCCAAAAAACCAAGACCGGCCGGGCCCTTCGCGCTGTGGCCGACGACCACCAGGCCGCCCAGTCCATCGGCATTCCGCTCTCGCGCATCTGGGTCATCGTCTGGTCTGTCGCTGGCAGCGTGGCGCTGGTGGTCGGCATCATCTGGGGCTCCAAGCTGGGCGTGCAGTATTCGCTGTCGCTGGTCGCCCTGAAGGCCTTGCCGGTCGTGATCCTGGGTGGCCTCACCTCCGTGCCCGGCGCTATCGTCGGCGGCTTGATCATCGGCGTGGGCGAGAAGCTCTCCGAGGTCTACCTGGGCCCGTATGTGGGCGGCGGTATCGAGACCTGGTTTGCTTATGGCCTGGCGCTGTGCTTCCTGCTGTTCCGTCCTCAAGGTCTCTTCGGGGACAAGATCATCGACCGCGTGTAA
- a CDS encoding ABC transporter ATP-binding protein — protein sequence MTDSPQTASTPSAAAPLLVVNGIEVIYNHVILVLKGVSLSVPRESIVAILGGNGAGKTTTLRAISNLLKGERGEVTKGSIELEGERIEALTPSDLVKRGVVQVMEGRHCFAHLTIEENLLTGSYTRTNKGEIAANLDKVYNYFPRLKTRRTSQAAYTSGGEQQMCAIGRALMSNPRLVLLDEPSMGLAPQIVEEVFNIVQDLNQKEKVTFVLAEQNTHMALKYADYGYIMESGRIMMDGAAKDLANNEDVKEFYLGMGGGERKSFKDVKSYKRRKRWLA from the coding sequence ATGACCGATTCCCCGCAAACAGCTTCCACCCCATCCGCAGCCGCGCCGCTTTTGGTCGTCAACGGCATCGAGGTGATCTACAACCATGTGATCCTGGTGCTCAAAGGCGTCTCGCTGTCGGTGCCGCGCGAATCGATCGTGGCCATTTTGGGCGGCAATGGCGCCGGCAAGACCACGACCTTGCGCGCCATCTCCAACCTGCTCAAGGGCGAGCGCGGCGAAGTCACCAAGGGCAGCATCGAGCTCGAAGGCGAGCGCATCGAGGCGCTGACCCCTTCCGACCTGGTCAAGCGCGGCGTTGTGCAGGTGATGGAAGGCCGGCACTGCTTCGCCCACCTGACCATCGAAGAGAACTTGCTCACCGGCAGCTACACCCGCACCAACAAGGGCGAGATTGCCGCCAACCTGGACAAGGTCTACAACTATTTCCCCCGCCTTAAAACCCGCCGCACCAGCCAGGCGGCCTACACCTCGGGCGGCGAGCAGCAGATGTGCGCCATTGGCCGCGCGCTGATGAGCAACCCGCGCCTGGTGCTGCTCGATGAGCCCTCGATGGGCCTGGCGCCACAGATCGTTGAAGAAGTCTTCAACATCGTGCAGGACCTGAACCAGAAGGAAAAGGTCACCTTCGTACTGGCCGAGCAGAACACCCACATGGCGCTGAAGTACGCCGACTACGGCTACATCATGGAGAGCGGTCGCATCATGATGGACGGCGCCGCCAAGGACCTCGCCAACAACGAGGACGTCAAAGAGTTCTACCTGGGCATGGGCGGCGGTGAGCGCAAGAGCTTCAAGGACGTCAAGAGCTACAAGCGCAGAAAACGCTGGCTGGCCTGA